A section of the Kluyveromyces lactis strain NRRL Y-1140 chromosome F complete sequence genome encodes:
- the HSL1 gene encoding protein kinase HSL1 (weakly similar to uniprot|P34244 Saccharomyces cerevisiae YKL101W HSL1 Nim1p-related protein kinase that regulates the morphogenesis and septin checkpoints associates with the assembled septin filament required along with Hsl7p for bud neck recruitment phosphorylation and degradation of Swe1p) yields the protein MSCAVQAAVVAMKDNSSHGQVPYRANNEHLNRVVQSVTDATKRLSQISTASSNANVNNTKTSKRRNRDTVGPWKLGKTLGKGSSGRVRLAKNMETGKLSAIKIVPKKFVKSNQIKQLPYGIEREIIIMKLISHPNVMGLYEVWENKSELYLVLEYVEGGELFDYLVSKGKLPESEAIHYFKQIVQAVAYCHGFNICHRDLKPENLLLDKKKRSIKIADFGMAALETSDKLLETSCGSPHYASPEIVLGRKYHGSPSDVWSCGIILFALLTGHLPFNDDNVKKLLLKVQSGKYQMPQWLSVEAKDLISRILVVDPNRRITIDQILQHELLTKYDQKSRSKSNSDLNLLNRTPNIVSFSSERDIDETILSNLQILWHGAARKHLVTRLMKPGFTEEKMFYSLLWNYQEKQQKSMQKDLIPVPTLKTSSASSVSPLNISSDVNSVTNTAKKQQQSSNGTVLPASMAPTISAFGQQISSDSSESSTLQAPKIHQKSHFSISSLKNGSSKSPKKTKQGFIASSSSSKLFQPNFGAKSSSQSISKSSSKKSLTPTTPKKRTLQNSASKRSLYSLQSISKRSINLNELLHDELQHEYPPPPLPSISSSEHTSSKLESIVDDYDRSTSVHGATMDNFLGESGQHMKAQQNEKLTQPSKNILAQPKLNNQPQTENRQSVTSMKRKTADNTIATVPVSMTPLKDMTNTFQSKSMYVSSLDPKRNKPKPSLENLLRKVSVPQRIKSRSTIRKLRDSGDWTVSGEAQALFGGKGSSEGENQLQRQKTNPSKLTAPETVLTTSTPMTDIKPDLLRMPSSLINSSMTFKDLSQFIMNIDEDKVPVTQASNPVNTDHEKLSENQTLMIENDSNRFETSSNYDDYNVNTAPAVTTAGDIDIFEDAPDDANESVTTSESMIDQSQLNLKKKAASIDSIDTSHVLTPATDVRVSLYINQMDKLDNLPRETTEQIISKFKLSPIKDIKQKRFSNGDRDLTITGSMISMFKDLDGDESRAEYDDNGLGLLGSALDTRPVENETNEDTNGTTVKRNSTVLVSSINGDNLDLSTEEQKNDDGNHGQGQTRRVTLLFDDGSSESEQVFKPVAAERRQPTLNANSTTTNNVGSKRKSNYINKLPKIKEDEVKPITSMKSSSPVNWFSKLLQRIKTSKPKRTVYEYRTSSIPFDNIHILLMTQFGKNGVDCELKKMERKGDKEYVTYDCNFGGIKRNRPKSKFTVEMRCMNGTETVLSLETRSKRFVNDKDTMASFERFNKDVAGAISAQEE from the coding sequence ATGTCGTGTGCTGTTCAAGCTGCCGTTGTGGCAATGAAGGATAATTCTAGTCACGGCCAGGTCCCATATCGTGCAAATAATGAACATTTGAATAGGGTTGTTCAGTCAGTAACAGACGCTACTAAGCGTCTTTCACAGATTTCGACTGCATCGTCGAATGCTAATGTTAATAATACCAAGACTTCGAAGAGGAGAAACCGCGATACGGTAGGTCCCTGGAAATTGGGTAAGACTTTGGGGAAAGGGTCATCGGGTCGAGTTCGTCTAGCAAAGAATATGGAAACGGGGAAACTGTCAGCGATTAAGATAGTTCCCAAAAAATTCGTTAAGTCGAACCAGATCAAACAGCTGCCATATGGGATCGAACGTGAGATTATCATTATGAAGCTTATCTCGCACCCCAATGTGATGGGTCTCTACGAGGTATGGGAAAACAAATCTGAGTTATATTTGGTATTGGAATATGTTGAAGGTGGTGAATTGTTCGACTATTTGGTCTCGAAGGGGAAGTTGCCGGAAAGTGAGGCTATCCATTATTTCAAACAGATAGTACAAGCTGTAGCATACTGCCATGGGTTCAATATTTGTCATcgtgatttgaaaccagaGAATTTGCTTTTGgataagaaaaagagatcTATCAAGATTGCAGACTTTGGGATGGCTGCCCTAGAGACTTCGGATAAACTGCTGGAGACCTCGTGTGGCTCACCACATTATGCTTCTCCTGAAATCGTTCTGGGTCGGAAATATCATGGATCCCCAAGTGATGTTTGGTCCTGTGGTATCATCTTGTTCGCCCTGTTGACTGGACATTTACCCTTTAACGACGATAACGTCAAGaaattgttgttgaaagtACAGTCAGGAAAATATCAGATGCCCCAATGGTTATCGGTAGAGGCTAAAGATTTAATTTCTAGAATCCTGGTGGTAGATCCAAATAGAAGAATTACTATTGACCAAATCTTACAGCATGAGTTGCTGACGAAATATGATCAGAAATCTCGCAGTAAGTCTAATTCGGATTTGAATCTGTTGAATCGTACTCCAAATATTGTGAGCTTTTCGTCGGAAAGGGACATCGATGAGACAATCTTATCCAACCTACAGATCCTATGGCACGGTGCTGCAAGGAAACATTTGGTGACAAGACTTATGAAACCAGGATTCACTGAAGAGAAAATGTTTTATTCTTTACTATGGAATTATCAGGAGAAACAACAGAAATCGATGCAAAAGGATTTAATACCTGTTCCTACGTTGAAAACATCGTCCGCTTCCTCGGTCAGTCCATTGAATATTTCATCTGATGTGAATAGTGTAACAAATACAGCgaaaaaacaacaacaatcaAGTAACGGAACTGTACTGCCAGCATCGATGGCTCCAACAATATCGGCCTTTGGACAACAAATATCATCTGATAGTTCTGAATCTAGTACCCTACAGGCTCCAAAGATCCACCAGAAATCACATTTCTCGATAAGTTCCTTGAAAAATGGAAGTTCAAAATCTCCAAAGAAGACAAAACAGGGATTCATTGCTTCTTCCTCCTCCTCAAAACTTTTCCAACCAAACTTTGGCGCAAAATCTTCCTCACAATCGATATCAAAATCCAGCTCTAAGAAGTCATTGACTCCTACCActccaaagaaaagaacgTTACAAAACTCAGCTTCAAAGAGATCGTTGTACTCTTTGCAATCTATTTCTAAACGTTCAATAAACTTGAACGAATTGCTTCATGACGAGTTGCAACATGAATATCCACCTCCGCCTTTACCTTCTATTTCATCCTCGGAGCACACTTCATCCAAACTTGAATCTATTGTGGACGATTATGATAGAAGTACGTCTGTGCATGGTGCAACGATGGATAATTTCCTCGGTGAATCTGGTCAGCACATGAAAGCTCAACAGAATGAAAAACTTACGCAGCCATCGAAGAATATACTGGCACAACCAAAACTGAACAATCAGCCACAGACAGAAAATAGACAAAGTGTGACATCAATGAAACGGAAGACGGCTGATAACACAATAGCGACTGTTCCTGTTTCTATGACTCCGTTGAAGGATATGACCAATACATTCCAATCCAAGTCCATGTATGTCTCATCTTTGGACCCCAAACGTAACAAACCTAAGCCATCACTTGAGAACCTTCTAAGGAAGGTCAGTGTTCCACAGAGAATCAAGTCAAGATCTACCATTAGAAAGCTAAGAGATAGTGGGGATTGGACTGTAAGCGGAGAGGCGCAGGCTTTGTTTGGTGGGAAAGGTTCTTCGGAAGGTGAAAATCAATTGCAAAGGCAGAAGACTAATCCAAGTAAGTTGACAGCACCGGAAACCGTGTTAACTACCAGTACACCTATGACTGACATTAAGCCTGATCTCTTACGCATGCCATCGTCGTTGATCAATTCGTCAATGACATTCAAAGATCTCTCTCAGTTTATCATGAATATCGATGAGGATAAAGTACCAGTTACTCAGGCATCTAATCCTGTTAATACTGATCATGAAAAACTCTCGGAAAATCAAACTTTGATgattgaaaatgattcgAACCGGTTTGAGACCAGTTCCAATTATGACGATTATAACGTCAATACTGCACCAGCGGTCACAACAGCCGGTGACATCGATATTTTCGAAGACGCTCCAGACGATGCTAATGAATCTGTTACTACTTCTGAGTCAATGATCGATCAGTCACAGCTtaacttgaagaaaaaagctGCTTCTATCGATTCAATCGATACAAGTCATGTCCTGACACCAGCAACGGATGTAAGAGTCAGTTTATACATCAATCAAATGGATAAGCTGGATAATTTACCAAGGGAAACGACAGAACAAATTATATCTAAGTTCAAATTGAGTCCCATCaaagatatcaaacaaAAGCGATTTTCGAATGGTGACAGAGATTTAACCATCACCGGTTCTATGATCTCGATGTTCAAAGATCTCGACGGTGATGAAAGCCGTGCTGAATATGACGATAATGGACTGGGACTCCTAGGAAGTGCATTAGATACACGTCCAGTCGAAAATGAAACCAATGAAGACACAAACGGCACTACCGTTAAAAGAAATTCCACTGTTCTTGTATCTTCTATCAATGGCGATAACCTGGACCTATCAacagaagaacaaaagaacGATGATGGAAACCATGGTCAAGGTCAGACTAGAAGGGTGACTTTACTATTTGATGACGGAAGTTCTGAATCCGAACAGGTCTTCAAACCCGTTGCCGCAGAAAGAAGACAACCGACGCTAAATGCCAACAGTACGACGACAAATAACGTTGGCAGCAAAAGGAAATCCAACTACATAAACAAATTACCAAAGATCAAAGAGGATGAAGTGAAACCAATTACCAGTATGAAGTCTTCCTCCCCCGTTAATTGGTTCAGTAAACTATTACAACGGATTAAAACCTCGAAACCAAAGCGGACAGTATATGAATACCGGACCTCAAGTATACCGTTTGATAACATTCACATCTTACTCATGACGCAATTCGGTAAGAATGGTGTAGATTGTGAGTTAAAAAAGATGGAACGTAAGGGAGATAAAGAGTACGTGACGTACGATTGCAATTTCGGTGGTATTAAGAGAAATCGACCCAAGAGTAAATTTACCGTTGAGATGAGATGCATGAATGGTACGGAGACAGTGCTAAGTCTGGAGACTCGCAGTAAGAGGTTCGTTAACGATAAGGATACTATGGCATCATTTGAACGGTTCAATAAAGACGTTGCCGGTGCAATTAGTGcacaagaagaataa